A part of Oncorhynchus masou masou isolate Uvic2021 chromosome 30, UVic_Omas_1.1, whole genome shotgun sequence genomic DNA contains:
- the ppp1r17 gene encoding protein phosphatase 1, regulatory subunit 17-like isoform X1: MSTGCGCVRSPQETAEHRLTGGQEHHYQMVEPVRTLLEEGAGMTRAVQGKHCPEAVHPEEQELKKPRRKDTPVLNTPPLIPGVRMVKGEKRMIHMEDEEKDGKN; encoded by the exons atgtcTACAGGCTGTGGCTGTGTGAGGTCGCCCCAGGAGACAGCGGAACACAGACTGACGGGTGGACAGGAGCACCACT ATCAGATGGTGGAGCCTGTGAGGACCCTGCTAGAGGAGGGGGCAGGGATGACCAGAGCTGTGCAGGGGAAACACTGTCCTGAGGCAGTGCACCCCGAGGAGCAGGAACTGAAGAAACCACGCAGGAAAGACACGCCCGTCCTCAACACTCCTCCACTCATACCAG GTGTGAGGATggtgaaaggagagaagagaatgatTCACATGGAGGATGAAGAGAAGGATGGAAAGAACTAG
- the ppp1r17 gene encoding protein phosphatase 1, regulatory subunit 17-like isoform X2, whose amino-acid sequence MSTGCGCVRSPQETAEHRLTGGQEHHYQMVEPVRTLLEEGAGMTRAVQGKHCPEAVHPEEQELKKPRRKDTPVLNTPPLIPVTCLHQV is encoded by the exons atgtcTACAGGCTGTGGCTGTGTGAGGTCGCCCCAGGAGACAGCGGAACACAGACTGACGGGTGGACAGGAGCACCACT ATCAGATGGTGGAGCCTGTGAGGACCCTGCTAGAGGAGGGGGCAGGGATGACCAGAGCTGTGCAGGGGAAACACTGTCCTGAGGCAGTGCACCCCGAGGAGCAGGAACTGAAGAAACCACGCAGGAAAGACACGCCCGTCCTCAACACTCCTCCACTCATACCAG TCACTTGCCTTCATCAGGTGTGA